A region of Vitis riparia cultivar Riparia Gloire de Montpellier isolate 1030 chromosome 12, EGFV_Vit.rip_1.0, whole genome shotgun sequence DNA encodes the following proteins:
- the LOC117925800 gene encoding trans-resveratrol di-O-methyltransferase-like isoform X2: MDPANSEMSSELLQAQAHVWNHIFNFVNSMSLKCAIQLGIPDIIHNHGKAMTLPELVAKLPVHPKKTQYVYRLMRVLVQSDFFAAQRAQQSEEEEGYVLTHASRLLLKDDSLSVRPFLLAMLDPTLTKPWHYVSAWFQNDDPTPFDTAHERTLWDYAGHEPQLNYFFNEAMASDARLVTSVLVKEGKGVFEGLNSLVDVGGGTGTVAKAIANAFPHLNCTVLDLPHVVAGLQGSKNLNYFAGDMFEAIPPADAILLKWILHDWSDEECVKILKRCREAIPSKEKGGKVIIIDMMMKNQKEDCKSRETQLFFDMLMMVMVTGKEREEKEWEKLFLDAGFSHYKITPILGLRSLIEVYP, from the exons ATGGATCCGGCAAATAGTGAGATGTCAAGTGAGCTGCTTCAAGCTCAAGCTCATGTCTGGAACCACATATTCAATTTTGTCAACTCCATGTCACTGAAATGTGCTATTCAACTAGGCATCCCAGacatcatccacaaccatggCAAGGCCATGACTCTTCCTGAGCTGGTTGCTAAGCTCCCAGTCCACCCAAAAAAGACCCAGTACGTGTACCGTCTCATGCGTGTTCTTGTTCAATCTGACTTCTTCGCTGCGCAAAGAGCCCAACAGAGTGAGGAAGAAGAGGGGTATGTGCTTACGCATGCCTCTCGGCTCCTCCTAAAGGATGACTCCTTGAGCGTAAGGCCCTTCTTGCTTGCCATGCTCGACCCAACGTTAACTAAACCATGGCATTATGTGAGTGCTTGGTTTCAAAACGATGATCCCACTCCGTTTGACACTGCTCACGAGCGGACATTATGGGATTATGCTGGCCATGAACCTCAGCTCAACTATTTCTTCAACGAAGCCATGGCTAGTGATGCTCGCTTAGTCACTAGCGTGCTGGTTAAGGAGGGCAAGGGCGTATTTGAAGGGTTGAATTCATTAGTTGATGTAGGGGGTGGCACGGGAACAGTGGCTAAGGCCATTGCCAACGCTTTCCCACACTTGAACTGCACTGTGTTAGATCTCCCCCATGTGGTTGCTGGCTTGCAAGGGAGCAAGAACTTGAACTACTTCGCAGGGGATATGTTTGAGGCAATTCCTCCGGCCGATGCAATTTTACTCAAG TGGATATTGCATGACTGGAGCGATGAGGAATGCGTGAAAATACTAAAGCGATGCAGGGAAGCAATTCCGAGCAAGGAAAAGGGAGGAAAGGTGATTATCATAGACATGATGATGAAGAACCAGAAAGAAGACTGCAAGTCCAGGGAAACACAGCTGTTCTTCGATATGCTGATGATGGTTATGGTCACGGGTAAAGAGAGGGAGGAGAAAGAATGGGAGAAGCTTTTCTTGGATGCCGGTTTCAGTCACTACAAGATAACACCCATTTTGGGTTTGAGGTCGCTCATCGAGGTTTATCCTTGA